From the Musa acuminata AAA Group cultivar baxijiao chromosome BXJ3-7, Cavendish_Baxijiao_AAA, whole genome shotgun sequence genome, one window contains:
- the LOC103991356 gene encoding large ribosomal subunit protein eL37z, which translates to MGKGTGSFGKRRNKTHTLCVRCGRRSFHLQKSRCGACGYPSSRIRKYNWSVKAIRRKTTGTGRMRYLRHVPRRFKNNFREGTQAAPRKKSVAAA; encoded by the exons ATG GGGAAGGGAACCGGGAGCTTCGGGAAGCGGAGGAACAAGACCCACACTCTCTGCGTCCGCTGCGGCCGCCGCAGCTTCCACCTCCAGAAAAGCCGATGCGGCGCTTGCGGCTACCCTTCCAGCAGGATCCGCAAAT ACAACTGGAGTGTCAAGGCTATCCGTAGAAAGACGACGGGAACTGGGAGGATGAGGTACCTCCGCCACGTGCCACGCCGTTTCAAGAACAACTTCCGCGAAG GTACGCAAGCAGCCCCAAGGAAGAAGTCCGTGGCTGCGGCGTAG
- the LOC135641976 gene encoding probable chlorophyll(ide) b reductase NYC1, chloroplastic translates to MPPPLAMATGAAHLHISPHPFNHLGSRDVARRDHGPRLRHCFDRNTATYDGISFLGPGICRRRAIPPFLCRSYRSENRGDETSSSDSPSPEGDGRTVVVKDESESRQLKRKGPLYSLKSMLLRLSGSDSGPVGQNRKLVEKVEEIFFSFATQLGRYLVTMTSTGIILAIGFQLSGGDSQMNTLIWYSWLGGIIIGTMIGANMVLEEHCKAGPRNVVITGSTRGLGKALAREFLLSGDRVVIASRSPESVHQTVEELRENLKDGLAVSKNKARTNLSHAMVVGIACDVCKPEDVRKLANFAVDELGSVDIWINNAGTNKGFRPLLQFTDDDIDQIVSTNLVGSLLCTREAIHIIGSQDKGGHIFNMDGAGSGGSSTPLTAVYGSTKCGLRQLQASLLKECKRSKVGVHTASPGMVLTDLLLSGSSLRNKQMFNIICELPETVARTLVPRMRVVKGSGKAINYLTPPRILLALVTAWLRRGRWFDEQGRALYAAEADRIRNWAESRARFSVTDAMEMYAENTWVSVFSLSVVCAFIILSSSGNAFHGT, encoded by the exons ATGCCACCGCCCCTCGCCATGGCCACCGGCGCCGCCCATCTGCACATCTCGCCCCACCCTTTCAATCATCTGGGCTCCAGGGACGTTGCCCGACGCGATCACGGCCCGAGGCTTCGGCACTGCTTCGACCGGAACACCGCGACGTACGACGGGATCTCCTTCTTAGGGCCGGGAATTTGCCGCCGGAGGGCGATCCCACCGTTTCTTTGCCGATCCTATAGGTCCGAGAACAGAGGGGACGAGACCTCCTCCTCCGACTCACCCTCTCCCGAGGGCGATGGCAGGACGGTCGTGGTGAAGGATGAGAGCGAATCGCGGCAGCTGAAGCGCAAGGGTCCTCTTTATTCGCTTAAATCGATGCTCCTTAGACTTTCGGGTTCAGATTCGGGACCCGTGGGGCAGAACAGGAAATTGGTTGAGAAAGTGGAAGAAATTTTCTTCTCG TTTGCAACACAACTAGGAAGATATCTTGTCACCATGACGAGCACTGGAATTATTCTTGCAATTGGATTTCAATTATCAG GCGGGGACAGTCAAATGAACACACTGATTTGGTATAGCTGGCTCGGTGGAATTATTATTGGAACAATGATAGGCGCAAACATGGTTTTAGAAGAACATTGCAAAGCTGGACCGCGAAATGTTGTTATTACCGGAAG CACAAGGGGATTAGGAAAAGCTCTTGCCCGTGAGTTTCTTCTATCAGGAGACCGGGTTGTCATTGCTTCTCGTAG CCCTGAATCAGTTCATCAGACAGTGGAAGAACTGAGGGAAAACCTAAAGGATGGTTTGGCTGTTTCTAAAAACAAAGCCAGGACAAATTTATCTCATGCAATGGTTGTTGGTATCGCTTGTGACGTTTGCAAACCAGAAGATGTTAGAAAGCTGGCAAACTTTGCTGTAGATGAATTGGGTTCAGTGGACATTTGG ATCAATAATGCTGGCACAAACAAAGGTTTCAGACCATTGCTGCAGTTCACAGATGATGATATTGATCAG ATTGTCTCAACAAACTTGGTTGGTTCTTTACTCTGTACGAGAGAAGCAATTCATATCATTGGGTCCCAAGACAAGGGGGGCCACATATTCAACATGGATGGGGCAGGTTCCGGTGGATCAAGCACACCATTGACAGCTGT CTATGGGTCAACTAAGTGTGGCCTTAGACAACTCCAAGCCTcacttctgaaagaatgcaagcgTTCCAAGGTTGGAGTGCACACAGCATCCCCAGGAATGGTTCTTACAGATTTACTTTTAAG CGGTTCATCATTGAGAAACAAACAGATGTTCAATATAATTTGTGAGCTTCCAGAAACAGTGGCCAGAACTTTAGTGCCAAGGATGCGAGTCGTCAAGGGAAGTGGAAAGGCAATTAATTACCTGACACCACCTCGAATCTTACTTGCTTTGGTGACTGCTTGGCTTCGTCGAGGCCGATGGTTCGATGAGCAG GGAAGAGCATTATATGCAGCCGAGGCTGACAGGATCCGCAACTGGGCGGAGAGCCGCGCGCGCTTCTCTGTCACGGACGCTATGGAGATGTATGCCGAGAACACATGGGTCTCCGTCTTCTCACTATCAGTGGTCTGTGCCTTTATAATCCTCTCCAGTTCCGGCAATGCTTTTCACGGCACATGA